A region from the Benincasa hispida cultivar B227 chromosome 8, ASM972705v1, whole genome shotgun sequence genome encodes:
- the LOC120083025 gene encoding uncharacterized protein LOC120083025, translating into MEHRRGSSHGPAEEDEVEDFRSCCEDHEVWKETEEAVEEESEDLDEFSVKMFFKGVSIAEIGDPASGLSGIGVFMEKSGKIPFVQVQKKLDFYVDELVADYLALMDGLVEAMQNDVCCIRAFTDSDLLYKQITNEEDPEIPLLVALKERILEHASNFEAFSLNLSSSTDLEQPLHLAKVAIGVLSCPQKGDKSVENCSICCDNKPSAMMVALKCCHKFCSHCMKTYVDGKVDASQVPIRCPQLRCKYYITSNEFKSFLPLTLYESLENTLAEANIHSDRIYCPFPNCSVLLDPSECLSARASSSSQSDNSCIECPVCQRFICVECQVPWHSSMSCEEFQSVPLEERDTADITLHRLAQNKRWRRCQECHRMIELAHGCYHMTCWCGHEFCYSCGVEYQDGEQTCQCAFWDEDDSENVVTHSVQESEQWAWETFNSLPMIMDAYSEQERSQLALIQRFLAGGFSLSDHQPYQSPPRCTDSYVDTMKDIHQLPWLERFVSVISDSYYEDYVQ; encoded by the exons ATGGAGCATCGTCGTGGCTCCTCTCATGGTCCAGCTGAGGAAGATGAAGTTGAAGATTTTCGAAGTTGTTGTGAAGATCACGAAGTATGGAAAGAGACTGAGGAGGCAGTGGAAGAAGAGTCTGAGGATCTTGATGAATTTTCGGTGAAAATGTTCTTTAAGGGCGTTTCAATAGCTGAGATTGGTGACCCCGCTTCTGGTCTTTCTGGTATTGGAGTATTCATGGAAAAATCAGGGAAAATCCCTTTTGTTCAGGTCCAGAAAAAGCTTgatttttatgttgatgagTTAGTTGCTGATTATTTAGCTCTAATGGATGGTCTGGTAGAGGCTATGCAGAACGATGTCTGCTGTATTCGAGCTTTCACCGACTCTGATCTGTTATATAAACAG ataacaaatgaagaggatCCTGAAATTCCACTTCTTGTAGCTCTGAAAGAAAGGATTCTGGAGCATGCTAGTAATTTTGAAGCCTTTTCCctgaacctttcttcaagtactGATCTTGAGCAGCCACTTCATCTTGCCAAAGTGGCTATCGGGGTTCTTTCTTGTCCACAAAAAGGAGATAAATCAGTTGAAAATTGTTCTATTTGTTGTGACAATAAACCATCTGCCATGATGGTTGCATTAAAGTGTTGTCACAAGTTCTGCTCTCATTGTATGAAGACTTATGTTGATGGAAAAGTAGATGCATCTCAAGTTCCCATTAGATGCCCTCAGTTGAGATGCAAATACTACATCACAAGCAACGAGTTTAAATCTTTTCTTCCCTTGACTTTATATGAATCGTTAGAGAATACCTTAGCAGAAGCAAATATTCACTCAGATAGAATTTACTGCCCCTTTCCAAATTGCTCTGTCCTGTTAGACCCCAGCGAATGTTTGTCAGCTAGGGCAAGCTCATCAAGTCAATCAGATAATAGCTGTATTGAGTGTCCAGTTTGTCAGAGATTTATCTGTGTTGAATGTCAAGTTCCTTGGCACTCGTCAATGAGCTGTGAAGAATTTCAGAGTGTTCCATTAGAGGAGAGAGACACTGCAGATATTACCTTACATCGTCTTGCACAAAACAAAAGGTGGAGGCGTTGTCAGGAGTGTCATAGGATGATTGAATTGGCTCATGGTTGCTACCATATGACATGCTG GTGTGGGCATGAATTCTGCTATTCTTGTGGTGTTGAGTATCAAGATGGAGAACAGACCTGCCAATGCGCCTTTTGGGATGAAGACGATTCTGAGAATGTGGTCACCCACTCCGTCCAAGAATCTGAGCAGTGGGCATGGGAGACTTTTAATTCCCTCCCCATGATAATGGATGCGTACTCAGAGCAAGAGAGGTCACAACTAGCACTAATTCAACGATTCCTCGCTGGGGGATTTAGTCTGAGTGACCATCAACCATATCAATCTCCACCACGATGTACAGACTCTTATGTCGACACTATGAAGGACATACACCAGCTTCCTTGGCTTGAGAGGTTCGTTTCTGTGATAAGTGATAGCTACTACGAAGATTATGTACAATGA
- the LOC120083217 gene encoding O-fucosyltransferase 23, translating to MEASSNGKRSIYCLRYFNSRICKCIAILLVIPLIVRAIFFPSISSFGRIEENGLVVVRNLSPFYGSDFGIRIDKFLEVPQIVWGLNNQKIAFARASLTARMLNRTLLMPSLSASLFYKEVERLEPISFDKIFQFEEFNSRCNGFVRLGRYMDISNRTNPMELSKGSGRKWTIERDLEQLNEYSKEPLDQSEVIRIVGKNPFLWHDHWPVKDYAKVFECLVLVDEIEKEADKVISRIREVGSEVRSKFNSDATDVKSEKSLQPVPYIAVHMRIEIDWMIHCKKLEQRSKINQICSSKEEIMNRVGNISGLTTPMVIYLAVADSLLNDSSILKGWKEGLLPFEKKKLGIDKIYKKYPYLIQSAIDYEVCLRADVFVGNSFSTFSSLVVLGRTQKLMKTGVEDLCGTNVRWPSYAYNILGDSNGPQKWISNMSDISLKKISYGSNDTSCQ from the coding sequence ATGGAAGCATCATCAAATGGTAAACGCTCGATATATTGTCTTCGCTATTTCAATTCAAGGATTTGCAAATGCATTGCCATATTACTTGTTATTCCACTGATTGTTAGAGCTATTTTCTTCCCGTCGATCTCGAGTTTTGGACGGATTGAAGAGAATGGCTTAGTAGTCGTCCGTAATCTATCTCCATTTTATGGTTCCGATTTCGGTATTCGTATTGACAAGTTTTTGGAGGTCCCTCAGATTGTTTGGGGTTTAAACAATCAAAAAATAGCATTTGCAAGAGCTTCTTTAACTGCAAGAATGTTGAACCGAACTCTTTTGATGCCTAGTTTAAGTGCTTCCCTCTTCTATAAAGAAGTTGAGCGTTTGGAACCAATTTCCTTTGACAAGATCTTTCAATTTGAAGAGTTCAATTCTCGCTGTAATGGTTTTGTTCGATTGGGTCGTTACATGGATATTTCAAATCGAACGAACCCGATGGAACTGTCAAAAGGAAGCGGAAGGAAGTGGACGATCGAGAGGGATTTGGAACAATTGAATGAGTATAGCAAGGAACCATTAGATCAGTCAGAGGTGATTAGAATAGTTGgtaaaaatccatttttatggCATGATCACTGGCCTGTAAAGGACTATGCAAAGGTTTTCGAGTGCTTGGTTTTGGTTGACGAGATAGAGAAAGAAGCAGATAAAGTGATTTCAAGGATTAGAGAAGTAGGATCAGAGGTAAGAAGCAAATTCAATTCTGATGCTACTGATGTTAAATCTGAGAAGTCGTTGCAACCGGTGCCATATATTGCGGTCCACATGAGAATAGAAATAGACTGGATGATTCATTGTAAGAAGTTAGAACAGAGATCTAAAATAAACCAAATTTGTAGTAGCAAGGAGGAGATAATGAATAGGGTAGGGAACATTTCGGGACTGACAACGCCAATGGTCATTTATCTTGCCGTGGCAGATAGTTTACTTAACGATTCTTCGATTTTGAAAGGTTGGAAAGAAGGCTTGCTACCttttgaaaagaagaaattagGCATTGATAAGATCTACAAGAAGTATCCTTACCTCATACAGTCAGCAATCGACTATGAAGTTTGCTTAAGGGCCGACGTATTCGTTGGAAACAGTTTCTCTACGTTTTCAAGTCTTGTAGTTCTCGGGAGAACGCAAAAGCTAATGAAAACGGGGGTCGAAGACCTATGTGGTACAAATGTAAGGTGGCCTTCTTATGCCTATAACATATTAGGTGATTCAAATGGTCCTCAGAAATGGATATCTAATATGTCTGATATAAGCCTCAAGAAAATTAGCTATGGCTCCAATGATACCTCTTGTCAATAG